A DNA window from Candidatus Thermoplasmatota archaeon contains the following coding sequences:
- a CDS encoding MIP family channel protein translates to MADIGRGAVAEAIGTFALVFVGGGAIAAWTAGYFGPGPTDIVAIALAHGLTIAALVTALGHVSGGQFNPAVTFGLLVGRRIDPKTALVYGLSQLIGAALAGIILVTIFTKAQVASATPDLNAGSETLQAVSSTTGIIIEAILTFFLVFVVFGTIDKRNSARIGGLAIGLTVTLDILMGGPLTGAAMNPARWFGTAVASSHYANWFVYWIGPLVGGLLAGVLYGYYFDPNEPDAVEKARATGKA, encoded by the coding sequence ATGGCAGACATCGGTCGAGGCGCGGTCGCCGAGGCGATCGGAACCTTCGCGCTGGTCTTCGTGGGCGGCGGCGCCATCGCCGCGTGGACGGCGGGCTACTTCGGACCAGGTCCGACGGACATCGTCGCGATCGCGCTCGCGCATGGTCTTACGATCGCGGCGCTCGTCACCGCGCTCGGGCACGTCTCGGGCGGCCAGTTCAACCCGGCCGTCACCTTCGGCCTCCTCGTCGGGCGGCGCATCGACCCGAAGACCGCCCTCGTGTACGGCCTGTCGCAGCTCATCGGCGCGGCGCTCGCCGGCATCATCCTCGTGACGATCTTCACGAAGGCCCAGGTCGCCTCGGCGACGCCCGACCTCAACGCGGGGTCGGAGACGCTCCAGGCCGTGTCGTCGACGACGGGCATCATCATCGAGGCGATCCTCACCTTCTTCCTCGTCTTCGTCGTCTTCGGCACGATCGACAAGCGCAACAGCGCCCGCATCGGCGGTCTCGCGATCGGCCTCACGGTGACGCTCGACATCCTCATGGGCGGCCCGCTCACGGGCGCCGCGATGAACCCCGCGCGCTGGTTCGGCACCGCGGTCGCCTCCTCGCACTACGCGAACTGGTTCGTGTACTGGATCGGCCCGCTCGTGGGCGGCCTCCTCGCGGGCGTGCTCTACGGGTACTACTTCGACCCCAACGAGCCCGACGCCGTCGAGAAGGCGCGCGCGACCGGCAAGGCGTAG
- a CDS encoding amidohydrolase family protein, producing the protein MAAGRRVFDAHVHLQPWEHLRPEVRDAMVRGRDDADAIQAFQRDRAAFLAHLDREGIARAVLVNYVSPRVMGFPPEVNDWIAAYARGEPRLVAMGSVLPGTVEDAAAEVRRLHALGIRALKVHPAHQLLYPHDERLAPVYAEAERLGMPVTIHTGTSVFPGAKNRFADPIHADDVAVDHPRLTLILAHAGRPLWYDTAFFLARRHANVRLDLSGIPPAKLLEVLPRLGEVADKCLYGSDWPSPGVKSLRAHWQAFERLALPAQAIEGILWQNAAKVFG; encoded by the coding sequence ATGGCGGCGGGTCGTCGCGTCTTCGACGCGCACGTGCACCTCCAGCCCTGGGAGCACCTGAGGCCGGAGGTGCGCGACGCGATGGTCCGCGGTCGCGACGACGCGGACGCCATCCAGGCGTTCCAGCGCGACCGCGCGGCCTTCCTCGCGCACCTCGACCGCGAAGGCATCGCGCGCGCGGTGCTCGTGAACTACGTGAGCCCGCGCGTCATGGGCTTCCCGCCCGAGGTCAACGACTGGATCGCCGCCTACGCGCGCGGCGAGCCGCGCCTCGTCGCGATGGGCTCCGTCCTCCCGGGCACCGTCGAGGACGCGGCCGCGGAGGTGCGCCGCCTCCACGCGCTCGGCATCCGCGCGCTCAAGGTCCACCCCGCGCACCAGCTCCTCTATCCGCACGACGAGCGCCTCGCGCCGGTCTACGCGGAGGCGGAGCGGCTCGGGATGCCCGTCACGATCCACACGGGCACGAGCGTGTTCCCGGGCGCGAAGAACCGATTCGCGGACCCCATCCACGCGGACGACGTCGCGGTGGACCATCCGCGCCTCACGCTCATCCTCGCGCACGCGGGGCGTCCCCTCTGGTACGACACCGCCTTCTTTCTCGCGCGCCGGCACGCGAACGTGCGCCTCGACCTGAGCGGCATCCCGCCCGCGAAGCTGCTCGAGGTGCTCCCGCGTCTCGGCGAGGTCGCGGACAAGTGCCTCTACGGAAGCGACTGGCCGAGCCCGGGCGTGAAGTCGCTTCGCGCGCACTGGCAGGCGTTCGAGCGCCTCGCGCTTCCGGCGCAGGCGATCGAGGGCATCCTTTGGCAGAACGCCGCGAAGGTGTTCGGTTAG